From a single Eleginops maclovinus isolate JMC-PN-2008 ecotype Puerto Natales chromosome 20, JC_Emac_rtc_rv5, whole genome shotgun sequence genomic region:
- the top1a gene encoding DNA topoisomerase I, like, with protein MSGDHSHNEDQIDGGSRFNDSHKHKDKYKDKEHKHKDHKKDKEREKSKHGNSDHRDSSDKKHRDKEKEKMKHKDGSADKHKDKHKEKKMKSLDGKVKKEKENGFASPQVKSEPDEAFYHSPKIEKSLKRERDVDIDSEFKPKKIKIENDKKVKKRKQEDEDIKPKKTKNKREVADGKKKAKKEPEEKWKWWEEERSTDGSKWKFLEHKGPVFAPPYEPLPSSVKFYYDGKHMKLSPEAEEVATFFAKMLDHEYTTKDIFRKNFFKDWKKEMNAEEKSKITDLKKCNFVEMSEFFKAQSERRKAMSKDEKLKIKEENERLLQEYGFCIMDNHRERIANFRIEPPGLFRGRGDHPKMGMLKRRTRPKDIIINCSKDSKHPEPPPGTKWKEVRHDNKVTWLVSWTENIQGSIKYIMLNPSSRIKGEKDWQKYETARRLKKCVERLRTQYREDWKSKEMRIRQRAVALYFIDKLALRAGNEKEEGETADTVGCCSLRVEHIKLYPENDGQEFVVEFDFLGKDSIRYYNKVPVEKRVFKNLQLFMENKEKDDDLFDRLNTSVLNKHLQELMDGLTAKVFRTYNASITLQQQLTQLTSADENVTEKILSYNRANRAVAILCNHQRAPPKTFEKSMQNLQAKIDAKRDQLADAKRDLKSSKADAKVRRDEKSKKSVEAKKKALERIEDQLMKLEVQATDREENKQIALGTSKLNYLDPRISVAWCKKWDIPVEKIYNKTQREKFAWAIDMAEADYEF; from the exons ACTCCCACAAGCATAAAGACAAGTATAAAGacaaggaacacaaacacaaggacCACAAGAAGGACAAGGAACGGGAGAAATCGAAACATGGCAACAG cgATCACAGGGACTCCTCTGACAAAAAGCACCGAGacaaggagaaggaaaagatGAAGCACAAAGATGGCAGCGCAGACAAACACAAGGACAAGCACAAGGAGAAGAAG ATGAAGTCGCTTGACGGTaaagtgaaaaaggaaaaggagaatgGCTTTGCCAG CCCTCAAGTAAAGTCTGAGCCAGATGAAGCTTTTTACCACTCGCCTAAAATTGAGAAGTCCCTAAAAAGAGAACGTGATGTTGATATAGA CTCTGAATTCAAGCCCAAAAAAATTAAGATTGAAAATGACAAGAAggtaaagaaaaggaaacaggagGACGAG gacATCAagcccaaaaaaacaaaaaacaagagagaGGTAGctgatggtaaaaaaaaagcaaagaaagagcCAGAGGAGAAGTGGAAGTG GTGGGAAGAGGAGAGATCCACAGACGGCAGCAAATGGAAGTTCCTGGAACACAAAGGGCCCGTGTTCGCTCCGCCTTACGAGCCGCTTCCTAGTAGCGTCAAATTTTACTATGATG gTAAGCACATGAAGCTGAGCCCAGAGGCGGAAGAGGTGGCCACGTTCTTCGCCAAAATGCTCGACCATGAGTACACCACAAAGGATATCTTTCGGAAAAACTTCTTTAAAGATTGGAAGAAG GAAATGAATGCAGAGGAGAAGAGTAAGATAACAGACCTGAAGAAGTGCAACTTCGTTGAGATGAGCGAGTTCTTCAAGGCTCAGTCTGAACGCAGGAAGGCCATGTCAAAGGATGAGAAACTG AAAATAAAGGAGGAGAACGAGCGCCTCCTGCAGGAGTATGGTTTTTGCATCATGGATAACCACAGGGAGCGCATTGCTAACTTCCGCATCGAGCCCCCGGGTCTGTTCCGCGGCCGTGGAGACCATCCTAAGATGGGCATGCTGAAACGCCGCACCAGGCCCAAAGACATCATCATCAACTGCAGCAA GGACTCCAAGCACCCCGAGCCCCCTCCAGGCACCAAGTGGAAAGAGGTTCGCCATGACAACAAGGTGACCTGGCTGGTGTCGTGGACGGAGAACATCCAGGGCTCCATCAAATACATCATGCTGAACCCCAGCTCCAGGATCAAG GGCGAGAAGGACTGGCAGAAGTATGAGACGGCTCGCAGACTGAAGAAATGTGTGGAACGCCTTCGAACCCAGTACCGCGAGGACTGGAAGTCGAAGGAGATGAGGATCAGACAGAGAGCCGTGGCACTCTACTTCATCGACAAG CTGGCCCTGAGAGCGGGTAACgagaaggaggaaggagagacggcCGACACCGTGGGCTGCTGCTCTCTGAGAGTCGAGCACATCAAACTTTACCCAGAGAACGACGGGCAGGAGTTTGTGGTGGAGTTTGACTTCCTGGGTAAAGACTCCATCCGCTACTACAACAAAGTCCCCGTGGAGAAAAGG GTGTTCAAGAACCTCCAGCTGTTCATGGAGAACAAGGAGAAGGATGACGACCTGTTTGATCGCCTGAAT ACTTCTGTTTTGAACAAGCACCTTCAGGAGTTGATGGACGGACTGACCGCCAAAGTCTTCCGTACCTACAACGCCTCCATcaccctgcagcagcagctgacgCAGCTCACCAGCG CTGATGAGAACGTCACGGAAAAGATCCTGTCCTACAACAGGGCCAACAGGGCCGTGGCCATCCTGTGTAACCATCAGAGGGCTCCACCAAAGACCTTCGAGAAGTCCATGCAGAACCTGCAGGCTAAG ATCGATGCTAAAAGGGACCAGCTTGCTGATGCCAAGAGAGACCTGAAGAGCTCCAAGGCGGACGCTAAAGTACGGAGAGATGAGAAATCCAAAAA GTCTGTGGAGGCCAAGAAGAAGGCTCTGGAGCGGATAGAGGATCAGCTGATGAAGCTGGAGGTGCAGGCGACCGACCGCGAGGAGAACAAGCAGATTGCTCTCGGCACTTCCAAGCTCAACTATCTGGACCCTCGCATCTCCGTGGCTTg GTGTAAGAAGTGGGACATTCCCGTGGAGAAGATCTACAACAAAACCCAGCGCGAGAAGTTTGCTTGGGCCATCGACATGGCAGAAGCCGACTACGAATTTTAA